The following are encoded in a window of Alphaproteobacteria bacterium genomic DNA:
- a CDS encoding tryptophan-rich sensory protein — protein MTGIASKSQLRMSFLRYALFTVPGVLLLGTLSGQLSGSGYGNPWFDALRKPDLMPPGWVFGAAWTILYILLGLSLAMLLHARGAERRSRALALFAAQLALNFAWSPVFFAFHRIGPALSIIAAMVVGTLALILVAWRIRPLAGLLLYPYLAWLTFAGTLTFQIMTLNPEASTVAPEAGHTDIPL, from the coding sequence ATGACCGGGATCGCCTCCAAATCGCAGCTGCGCATGAGCTTCCTTCGCTACGCCCTGTTCACCGTCCCCGGCGTGCTGCTGCTCGGGACGCTTTCCGGGCAGCTGTCCGGCTCGGGCTACGGCAATCCCTGGTTCGACGCTCTGCGCAAGCCGGATCTCATGCCCCCCGGCTGGGTGTTCGGCGCGGCCTGGACGATCCTCTACATCCTCCTCGGTCTGTCGCTGGCCATGCTTCTCCACGCGCGGGGGGCGGAAAGGCGCAGCCGCGCGCTCGCGCTCTTCGCCGCCCAGCTCGCCCTGAACTTCGCCTGGTCGCCGGTCTTCTTCGCCTTTCACCGGATCGGCCCGGCGCTGTCGATCATCGCGGCCATGGTGGTCGGCACCCTCGCGCTGATCCTCGTCGCCTGGCGGATCCGGCCGCTCGCCGGCCTGCTGCTCTACCCCTATCTCGCCTGGCTGACGTTCGCAGGGACGCTCACCTTCCAGATCATGACCCTCAATCCTGAGGCCTCCACGGTTGCACCCGAGGCCGGGCATACCGATATCCCGCTCTGA
- a CDS encoding accessory factor UbiK family protein: MQSQNRLFDDFVKVMNGAAGTIAGMTREAEAAMRERAREWIGGLDLVSREEFEAVKAMAVLAREENDRLAARIAALETARKTAAPKRPKPGTAG, from the coding sequence ATGCAGTCCCAGAACCGCTTGTTCGACGATTTCGTAAAGGTGATGAACGGCGCCGCCGGAACGATCGCGGGGATGACCCGCGAAGCCGAGGCGGCGATGCGCGAGCGCGCGCGCGAATGGATCGGCGGGCTCGATCTGGTCTCGCGCGAGGAGTTCGAGGCGGTGAAGGCGATGGCCGTCCTCGCTCGCGAGGAGAATGACCGGCTCGCCGCCCGCATCGCGGCGCTCGAAACGGCGCGCAAAACGGCCGCCCCCAAAAGGCCGAAGCCGGGGACGGCGGGCTGA
- a CDS encoding pyrroline-5-carboxylate reductase produces the protein MADPLLPGPLWLAGCGNMAGAMLARWIEQGVDPSHVSVIRPSGRPAGEGVRVTTDYPEDEVPAIVLLGMKPYQLDEVAPLLAPILDEETILVSILAGVELASLRARFARPRTIIRAMPNLPVRVGKGVVCLTSDSEDLAAKALLTGLMATLGHAEWFEEELGFQLAGHLTGAGPAFLFRFIDALAAAAERLGLPFDQAQRLALCMVEGSAALAAASDDDPERLARRVASPGGTTEAGLKILDADRALFALVERTLAASRTRGLEMAAEARSKRD, from the coding sequence ATGGCTGATCCGCTCCTTCCCGGCCCCCTCTGGCTCGCAGGCTGCGGCAACATGGCGGGGGCGATGCTCGCTCGCTGGATCGAGCAGGGCGTCGATCCCTCCCATGTCAGCGTGATCCGCCCCAGCGGCCGCCCCGCGGGCGAGGGCGTGCGGGTGACCACCGATTATCCCGAGGACGAAGTGCCGGCGATCGTCCTGCTCGGCATGAAGCCCTATCAGCTCGACGAAGTGGCGCCGCTGCTCGCTCCGATCCTCGACGAGGAGACGATCCTCGTCTCGATCCTCGCCGGGGTCGAGCTCGCCTCGCTCCGCGCCCGCTTCGCGCGGCCGCGCACGATCATCCGCGCCATGCCCAACCTGCCGGTCAGGGTCGGCAAGGGCGTGGTCTGCCTCACCAGCGACAGCGAAGACCTCGCCGCCAAGGCCCTGCTGACCGGCCTCATGGCTACATTGGGCCACGCCGAATGGTTCGAGGAGGAATTGGGCTTCCAGCTCGCCGGCCACCTCACCGGCGCCGGCCCGGCCTTCCTGTTCCGCTTCATCGACGCTCTGGCCGCCGCGGCCGAGCGGCTCGGCCTGCCGTTCGATCAGGCGCAGCGCCTCGCGCTTTGCATGGTCGAGGGCTCCGCCGCGCTCGCAGCGGCATCCGACGACGACCCCGAGCGCCTCGCCCGGCGCGTCGCCAGCCCAGGCGGCACGACCGAAGCGGGCCTCAAGATACTCGACGCCGACCGGGCGCTCTTCGCCTTGGTCGAGCGCACCCTGGCGGCGTCGCGGACTCGAGGGCTGGAGATGGCTGCGGAAGCGCGCAGTAAGCGCGATTGA
- a CDS encoding branched-chain amino acid aminotransferase, producing MTDQRTFDDRDGTIWFDGRLVPWREANVHVLTHALHYASSVFEGQRAYGGEIFKLSEHSQRLRRSGQLLDFEIPYSTDEIDSACREVLASSGLRDAYMRPLAWRGSEQMGVSGQRTKIHLAIACWEWGNYFTEESVRKGLRLDISSWRRPAPYTAPTASKASGLYMICTLARHSAQAKGFDDAMMLDWRGQVAEATGANAFFVRDGALHTPTPDCFLNGITRQTVMDLARRRGIPVIERAIWPEELESFEQMFITGSAVEVAPVASAGPWNFEIGDLTLQLRSDYLDLVNRRISNS from the coding sequence ATGACCGATCAGCGCACGTTCGACGATCGGGACGGCACGATCTGGTTCGACGGCCGTCTCGTCCCCTGGCGCGAGGCGAATGTCCACGTCCTCACCCACGCCCTTCACTACGCTTCCTCGGTGTTCGAGGGGCAACGCGCTTATGGCGGCGAGATCTTCAAGCTGTCGGAGCACAGCCAGCGGCTGCGGCGCAGCGGCCAGTTGCTCGATTTCGAAATCCCCTACAGCACCGACGAGATCGACTCGGCCTGCCGCGAGGTGCTCGCTTCGAGCGGGCTTCGCGATGCCTATATGCGCCCGCTCGCCTGGCGCGGGTCGGAGCAGATGGGAGTCTCCGGGCAGCGCACGAAGATCCACCTCGCCATCGCCTGCTGGGAATGGGGCAATTACTTCACCGAGGAATCGGTCCGCAAAGGCCTCAGGCTCGACATCTCCTCCTGGCGCCGCCCGGCGCCCTACACCGCGCCGACCGCATCGAAGGCGTCCGGCCTCTACATGATCTGCACGCTCGCCCGCCACAGCGCCCAGGCCAAGGGCTTTGACGACGCGATGATGCTCGATTGGCGCGGGCAGGTGGCGGAGGCGACCGGCGCCAACGCCTTCTTCGTCCGCGACGGCGCGCTGCACACGCCGACGCCCGATTGCTTCCTCAACGGAATCACCCGCCAGACCGTGATGGACCTGGCGAGGCGGCGCGGCATTCCGGTGATCGAGCGGGCGATCTGGCCGGAGGAGCTGGAGAGCTTCGAGCAGATGTTCATCACCGGCAGCGCCGTCGAGGTCGCTCCGGTCGCCTCGGCCGGCCCGTGGAATTTCGAGATCGGCGATCTGACGCTTCAGCTGAGGAGCGACTATCTCGATCTGGTCAACCGCCGGATATCCAACAGCTAA